The Herbaspirillum sp. RTI4 genome has a segment encoding these proteins:
- the holA gene encoding DNA polymerase III subunit delta yields the protein MLLKLDALTPHLAKTLAPLYVIASDEHVLAMEAADKIRQRARESGFTEREVLTVDRSFKWGELLEANRSQSLFGDKKLIELRIPGGKPGKEGGAALQDYAAHLSPDNLTIITLPKLDWATQKAVWVASLQQASVFLDIPMVERAQLPAWIGARMAAQQQSAERQSLDFIADRVEGNLLAAHQEIQKLGLLHGAGKLNFEQVHDAVLNVARYDVFKLNEAMLTGDIPRLTRMMAGLQGEGEALPLILWAVAEEIRTLLKLKSGMAQGKAVGILLKEYRIWGPRERLMEPALRRLTLPVLQHAMQQAAQIDKMIKGLRAPDFAGDAWDALTQLSLTVARGK from the coding sequence ATGCTACTGAAGCTGGACGCCCTGACCCCGCATCTGGCGAAAACGCTGGCGCCGCTGTACGTCATCGCCAGTGATGAGCATGTGCTGGCGATGGAAGCGGCCGACAAAATCCGTCAGCGCGCACGCGAAAGCGGATTTACCGAGCGCGAAGTGCTCACCGTGGACCGCAGCTTCAAATGGGGCGAACTGCTGGAAGCAAATCGCTCGCAATCCTTGTTCGGCGACAAGAAACTGATAGAACTGCGCATCCCCGGCGGCAAACCCGGCAAGGAAGGCGGCGCGGCTTTGCAGGACTATGCCGCCCATCTGAGCCCCGACAATCTGACCATCATTACCCTGCCCAAGCTCGACTGGGCCACGCAAAAAGCGGTCTGGGTCGCCAGCCTGCAACAGGCCAGCGTATTTCTCGACATCCCCATGGTCGAACGCGCCCAGTTACCGGCCTGGATAGGGGCGCGTATGGCGGCGCAGCAGCAAAGCGCCGAGCGCCAGTCACTCGACTTCATCGCAGACCGGGTCGAAGGCAATTTGCTGGCCGCGCATCAGGAAATCCAGAAACTGGGCTTGCTGCACGGGGCAGGAAAACTGAATTTCGAGCAAGTCCACGATGCCGTCCTCAACGTCGCCCGCTACGATGTCTTCAAGCTCAACGAAGCGATGCTGACCGGCGACATCCCCCGTCTGACCCGGATGATGGCCGGCCTCCAAGGCGAAGGCGAAGCACTGCCCCTGATCTTATGGGCGGTTGCTGAAGAAATCCGCACGCTGCTGAAGTTAAAATCCGGCATGGCGCAAGGCAAAGCCGTCGGCATCCTGCTCAAGGAATACCGGATCTGGGGCCCGCGAGAACGACTGATGGAACCGGCCTTGCGAAGGCTGACGCTGCCGGTCTTGCAACACGCCATGCAACAAGCGGCCCAGATAGACAAGATGATCAAGGGGCTGCGCGCCCCCGACTTTGCCGGTGACGCCTGGGATGCCCTGACCCAGTTAAGCCTGACCGTTGCCCGAGGAAAATAA
- a CDS encoding DUF4198 domain-containing protein: MKLIAQCAALMLSVCLPFSAQAHRSWLLPSGTVFSGADMSVVVDAAVSTQLFDFDHFPLRLDGLTVQGPDGTAIQPDNRSSSKYRNSFDVRLAQPGTYKIAVASNDLRARYQLNGQPKNWRGNAATFAKEIPANAEGLVVTELQGRVETFVTAGKPSRQVLATTGAGLEMAAITHPDDLMAGDKASFRLLLDGKPAAGVPVTATLGGERYRDKTISVSAVTGQDGVFSLLWPQAGMYALEAAVKDEKTSFKPASERRASYTVTLEVLPQ; the protein is encoded by the coding sequence ATGAAATTAATCGCGCAATGTGCCGCGCTGATGTTGAGCGTCTGTCTGCCGTTTTCCGCGCAGGCGCACCGCAGCTGGCTACTGCCATCGGGAACTGTATTTTCCGGAGCGGATATGTCGGTTGTCGTCGATGCCGCAGTCTCAACCCAGTTATTTGATTTTGACCATTTCCCCTTGCGGCTTGACGGCTTGACGGTACAAGGACCGGACGGTACCGCCATCCAGCCGGACAACCGGAGCAGCAGCAAATATCGCAACAGTTTCGATGTGCGGCTGGCGCAACCGGGGACCTATAAAATCGCAGTGGCAAGCAACGATCTGCGGGCACGCTACCAGCTCAACGGTCAGCCCAAAAACTGGCGCGGCAATGCCGCCACGTTCGCCAAAGAGATTCCCGCCAACGCCGAAGGGCTGGTCGTGACTGAATTACAGGGACGGGTGGAAACTTTCGTGACCGCCGGCAAGCCCAGCCGACAAGTACTCGCCACGACCGGCGCCGGACTAGAAATGGCGGCCATCACGCATCCTGACGATCTGATGGCGGGCGACAAAGCCAGCTTCCGCCTGCTGCTCGACGGCAAACCGGCCGCTGGGGTACCAGTGACTGCCACCTTGGGTGGAGAGCGCTATCGTGACAAGACGATCAGCGTCAGTGCCGTGACCGGCCAGGACGGCGTATTCAGTCTCCTCTGGCCGCAAGCCGGCATGTATGCGCTGGAAGCGGCGGTCAAGGATGAGAAAACGTCCTTCAAACCCGCGAGTGAGCGTCGGGCTTCGTATACAGTCACACTGGAAGTACTCCCGCAATAA
- a CDS encoding glutamate-5-semialdehyde dehydrogenase: MDIEHTMLDIGRRARLASRAMARAETATKNHALTLLAAAIRLNADALRAANLQDMNAARAAGLAPALLDRLALSDAAIATMAQGLEQIVALPDPIGEISNMKYRPTGIQVGQMRVPLGVIGIIYEARPNVTVDAAGLCIKSGNAAILRGGSEALHCNQALAKLVKQALADAGLPQDAVQVIDTTDRAAVGALITMPQYVDIIVPRGGKGLIERLIREATVPMIKHLDGICHVYIDDKANADQALDIAFNAKCHRYGTCNTMETLLIARDIAARILPPLAALYQTKEVELRGDAEACALLAGYPYLTAATDADWSTEYLAPILAIKIVADVSEAIEHINTWSSQHTDTIVTEDYSRAMRFLREVDSASVMVNASTRFADGFEYGLGAEVGISTDKLHARGPVGLEGLTSLKYIVLGQGQIRQ; the protein is encoded by the coding sequence ATGGACATCGAACACACCATGCTGGACATTGGCCGCCGCGCCCGCCTGGCCTCACGCGCCATGGCCAGGGCCGAGACCGCCACCAAGAACCATGCGCTGACGCTGCTCGCCGCCGCCATCCGGCTCAACGCCGATGCCCTGCGCGCCGCCAACCTGCAGGACATGAACGCCGCCCGCGCCGCCGGTCTGGCACCGGCGCTGCTCGACCGTCTGGCCCTGTCGGACGCCGCAATCGCCACCATGGCGCAAGGACTGGAACAAATCGTAGCCCTGCCCGATCCTATCGGCGAAATCTCGAACATGAAATACCGCCCGACCGGCATCCAGGTCGGCCAGATGCGGGTACCGCTGGGCGTCATCGGCATCATTTACGAAGCGCGTCCCAACGTCACGGTCGACGCCGCCGGCCTGTGCATCAAAAGCGGTAACGCCGCCATTCTGCGCGGCGGATCGGAAGCGCTGCATTGCAATCAGGCGCTGGCAAAACTGGTCAAGCAAGCGCTGGCCGACGCCGGCCTGCCGCAAGATGCGGTGCAAGTGATCGACACCACCGACCGCGCCGCCGTCGGTGCGCTCATCACCATGCCGCAGTACGTCGACATCATCGTGCCGCGCGGCGGCAAGGGCCTGATCGAACGCCTGATCCGGGAAGCCACGGTACCGATGATCAAGCATCTGGACGGTATCTGCCACGTCTACATCGACGACAAGGCCAACGCCGACCAGGCACTCGATATCGCCTTCAACGCCAAATGCCACCGCTACGGCACCTGCAACACCATGGAAACGCTGCTGATAGCGCGGGATATCGCTGCACGCATCCTGCCGCCGCTGGCAGCGCTGTACCAGACCAAGGAAGTCGAACTGCGCGGCGACGCCGAAGCCTGCGCCCTGCTGGCCGGCTACCCTTATCTGACAGCCGCCACCGACGCCGACTGGAGCACCGAATACCTGGCACCGATTCTGGCAATCAAGATCGTGGCCGATGTCAGCGAAGCGATTGAGCATATCAATACCTGGTCGTCACAGCATACCGATACCATCGTCACCGAAGATTATTCACGCGCCATGCGTTTCTTGCGCGAAGTGGACTCGGCATCGGTCATGGTCAACGCCTCGACCCGCTTCGCCGATGGCTTCGAATACGGACTGGGTGCCGAAGTCGGCATTTCGACCGACAAACTGCATGCGCGCGGACCGGTCGGACTGGAAGGACTGACTTCGCTCAAATACATCGTGCTTGGCCAGGGCCAAATTCGTCAGTAA
- a CDS encoding sulfite reductase flavoprotein subunit alpha translates to MSHTWAASTVVLVYALFCLTVWRRHRRAQHHFPDRQKPAGKTDATVIVFASQTGYAEQLAWQSAETLIGANLDVSVVSLGTLDLSQLRAAQRMLFVVSTTGDGDAPDSAAAFVRGVLRQQTDLSHLRYAVLALGDRSYPQFCAFGHALEQWLKEQGAQALFERIEVDNYDTHALQHWQQQLAVLGGRVEAAGWGAPRYAQWRLMEQHHLNPGSPGAPAFHLRLQLPVNAPDWEAGDIAQIAVRNDPAVCRAVADSLGLDGDSIVTDKGQPVSLQQALETRCLREIQDQIQNKRSDLNGITPQDFLERLPMLAPRDYSIASLPSDGRLELLVRQVRNADGKHAVGSGWLTALNAPGAAIDLSIRRNRSFHPPEDDRPLILIGNGTGIAGLRAHLKLRARRGHHRNWLLFGERSEAHDGLYREELERWQAEGVLQRVDLAYSRHTEDPAYVQDKLRQAATTLHHWVAEGAAIYICGSLTGMASGVADVMDEVLGAETVQRLTEVGRYRRDVY, encoded by the coding sequence ATGAGTCACACATGGGCGGCATCAACGGTGGTTCTGGTCTACGCCCTGTTTTGCCTGACGGTCTGGCGACGCCATCGACGTGCGCAGCATCATTTTCCCGACAGACAAAAACCGGCAGGCAAGACCGATGCGACCGTCATCGTCTTTGCCAGTCAAACCGGTTATGCCGAACAGCTCGCCTGGCAATCGGCTGAAACGCTGATCGGCGCGAATCTGGACGTCAGCGTCGTATCGTTGGGGACACTCGACCTGTCGCAACTGCGCGCCGCGCAGCGCATGCTGTTTGTCGTCAGCACCACCGGCGACGGCGATGCGCCCGATAGCGCAGCCGCATTTGTGCGCGGCGTGCTGCGCCAACAAACGGATCTGTCGCATCTGCGCTATGCCGTGCTGGCGCTGGGCGACCGCAGCTACCCGCAGTTTTGCGCCTTCGGTCATGCGCTGGAACAATGGCTCAAGGAGCAGGGCGCGCAGGCTTTGTTCGAACGCATCGAAGTCGACAATTACGATACCCACGCATTGCAGCACTGGCAGCAGCAACTGGCCGTGCTTGGCGGACGCGTTGAAGCAGCCGGCTGGGGCGCGCCACGATACGCGCAGTGGCGGCTGATGGAGCAGCATCATCTCAATCCCGGCAGTCCCGGCGCACCGGCATTCCACCTGAGGCTGCAACTCCCCGTCAATGCTCCCGACTGGGAGGCCGGCGATATTGCCCAAATTGCCGTGCGCAATGATCCCGCAGTTTGCCGCGCTGTGGCGGATAGTTTGGGTCTGGACGGCGACAGCATAGTGACTGACAAAGGGCAGCCAGTCAGTTTGCAGCAGGCGCTGGAAACGCGCTGCCTGCGTGAAATTCAAGACCAAATACAGAACAAGCGCAGCGACTTAAACGGCATCACCCCACAGGATTTTCTAGAACGCTTGCCGATGCTGGCACCGCGTGATTATTCAATTGCCTCGTTGCCATCCGACGGGCGGCTGGAGCTGCTTGTACGGCAGGTGCGCAATGCCGATGGCAAACATGCGGTCGGTTCCGGCTGGCTCACAGCCTTGAATGCACCCGGGGCAGCGATTGACCTGAGCATCCGGCGCAATCGCAGCTTCCATCCGCCAGAGGACGATAGACCCTTGATCCTGATCGGTAACGGCACAGGGATAGCAGGCTTGCGCGCCCATTTGAAATTGCGGGCGCGGCGCGGTCATCATCGCAACTGGTTGCTATTCGGTGAACGTAGCGAGGCGCATGACGGACTTTATCGCGAAGAGCTGGAACGCTGGCAGGCCGAAGGCGTGTTGCAGCGCGTGGATCTGGCGTATTCGCGCCACACGGAAGATCCCGCCTATGTCCAGGACAAGCTGCGGCAGGCGGCGACCACACTGCATCATTGGGTGGCAGAGGGCGCAGCGATTTATATTTGCGGCAGTCTCACCGGCATGGCCAGCGGCGTGGCCGACGTCATGGACGAGGTGCTGGGCGCGGAGACAGTGCAACGCCTTACCGAGGTAGGGCGCTACCGTCGCGACGTCTACTGA
- a CDS encoding class I SAM-dependent RNA methyltransferase, whose protein sequence is MSVTTLPSSTTNFSYFCPCPRGLEIALAEEIAEIAQLTAPAVTIKVHNQVPGGVHCSGLLSDSYRINLHSRIASRVLLRMGHRAYKNENDIYDLALEQEWENWFSVEHTLRVDVTAVKSPLRSLEFTTLKIKDAICDRFRDLFQVRPSVDTKNPDMRVVGFLDARNFTLYLDTSGEALFKRGWREETGEAPLRENLAAGLLRTSGWKPGMVLFDPMCGSGTILAEAAQILAGVPPGARRHFAFEKFQQFQSDAWAAIKGSIKPLPMSDIPTIFGSDISGDMVAMTRHNLRCAGILFDVPLKQIEAQEVKPPSDVPGIILTNPPYGERIGVRGDAALPNEEVFNAFFSAFGDTLKQRFSGWNVFLFSGDLTLPKLLRLKETRKTPFFNGALECRLFRFEMVAGYNRREAAKPKESAAE, encoded by the coding sequence ATGTCAGTCACTACACTCCCCTCTTCCACTACCAATTTTTCGTATTTCTGTCCCTGCCCGCGCGGACTGGAAATCGCCCTCGCCGAAGAAATCGCCGAGATCGCGCAACTGACCGCGCCGGCCGTCACCATCAAGGTGCATAACCAGGTACCGGGCGGCGTGCATTGCTCCGGCTTGCTCAGCGATAGCTATCGGATCAACCTTCACTCGCGCATCGCCAGCCGCGTCTTGCTGCGCATGGGCCACCGCGCCTACAAGAATGAAAACGACATCTACGATCTGGCGCTGGAACAGGAATGGGAAAACTGGTTCTCGGTCGAACATACCCTGCGGGTCGATGTCACGGCAGTCAAATCGCCGCTGCGCAGTCTGGAATTCACCACGCTGAAAATCAAGGATGCGATCTGCGACCGTTTCCGCGATCTGTTCCAGGTGCGGCCATCGGTCGATACCAAAAATCCCGACATGCGCGTCGTCGGTTTTCTCGACGCCCGCAACTTCACGCTCTACCTCGACACCTCAGGCGAAGCGCTGTTCAAACGTGGCTGGCGCGAAGAAACGGGCGAAGCGCCCTTGCGCGAGAATCTGGCCGCCGGTCTGCTGCGCACTTCCGGCTGGAAGCCCGGCATGGTGCTGTTCGACCCCATGTGCGGTTCCGGCACCATCCTGGCCGAAGCAGCGCAAATTCTGGCCGGCGTTCCACCCGGTGCGCGCCGCCATTTTGCGTTTGAGAAATTCCAGCAATTCCAGAGCGACGCCTGGGCCGCCATCAAGGGCAGCATCAAACCGCTGCCGATGTCGGACATCCCCACCATTTTCGGCAGCGATATTTCCGGCGACATGGTAGCCATGACGCGCCACAATCTGCGCTGCGCCGGCATCCTGTTCGACGTCCCGCTCAAGCAAATCGAAGCACAGGAAGTCAAGCCACCCAGCGATGTGCCGGGCATCATCCTGACCAACCCGCCTTACGGCGAGCGGATAGGCGTGCGCGGCGACGCAGCGCTGCCCAACGAAGAAGTATTCAATGCTTTTTTCAGCGCTTTCGGCGACACGCTCAAGCAACGTTTTTCAGGCTGGAACGTATTCCTGTTTTCCGGCGATCTGACGCTGCCCAAACTGCTGCGCCTGAAAGAAACCCGCAAAACCCCGTTTTTCAACGGCGCGCTGGAATGCCGTCTATTCCGCTTTGAAATGGTCGCCGGCTATAACCGTCGCGAAGCCGCAAAACCGAAAGAGTCTGCCGCTGAATAA
- the lptE gene encoding LPS assembly lipoprotein LptE → MKHCSSLFVARRWCLLLVAALMLSACGFHVRGKANLPFKSIYMGSPLTSPLLVELKRNLVANGVEVVTEQADAEARLSVLSTTTEQKVLTLNSDGRVREYELFQRFTFTVTEKSGETLLKPTTIVLRRTITYDPNQELAKQAEIVLLYRDMQSDTVQQVLRRLASIKPPVEDDTPADSSIPHN, encoded by the coding sequence ATGAAACACTGCTCATCACTCTTCGTAGCGCGGCGCTGGTGCCTGCTGCTGGTCGCTGCGCTCATGCTGAGCGCCTGTGGCTTCCACGTCCGCGGCAAAGCCAACCTGCCGTTCAAGTCGATCTACATGGGTTCGCCATTAACCTCCCCGCTGCTGGTGGAGCTCAAGCGCAACCTCGTTGCCAACGGCGTCGAAGTTGTTACTGAGCAAGCCGACGCCGAAGCCCGTCTGAGCGTCCTCTCCACCACCACCGAACAAAAAGTCCTGACGCTCAACTCGGATGGCCGTGTGCGCGAGTACGAACTGTTCCAGCGCTTCACCTTTACCGTCACGGAAAAATCAGGCGAGACCCTGCTCAAGCCGACGACCATCGTGCTCCGACGCACCATCACCTACGACCCGAATCAGGAACTGGCCAAACAGGCGGAAATCGTCCTGCTGTACCGCGACATGCAGTCCGACACCGTGCAACAGGTGCTGCGACGTCTGGCGAGCATCAAACCACCGGTCGAGGACGACACCCCGGCCGACAGCAGCATTCCGCACAACTGA
- a CDS encoding 2-hydroxychromene-2-carboxylate isomerase, giving the protein MSKICEYYFAPHSPFAYLGHARLVEIARETNAKIQLKPFDLSKAFAISGGLPLAKRAPQRQAYRLKELARWSAYLGLPLNLQPAFFPVQSDLAAKLIIATQLAHGTDTALALTGAIMAGIWAEEKNIADPDTLASFASRFDLDGKNLLKSAETASVQTEFDRFTDEANAENVFGAPWYVVDGEGYWGQDRLDFVARALGATDSK; this is encoded by the coding sequence ATGAGCAAAATCTGTGAATATTATTTCGCGCCACACTCGCCTTTTGCCTATCTGGGCCATGCGCGTCTGGTCGAGATTGCCCGCGAAACCAACGCCAAAATCCAGCTCAAACCCTTCGATCTGAGCAAGGCTTTCGCCATCTCCGGCGGCCTGCCGCTAGCCAAGCGCGCTCCACAGCGGCAAGCCTACCGGCTCAAGGAACTGGCGCGCTGGAGTGCGTATCTGGGCCTGCCGCTGAATCTGCAACCGGCGTTTTTCCCGGTGCAAAGCGATCTGGCGGCGAAGCTGATTATCGCCACCCAACTCGCCCACGGCACCGACACCGCGCTGGCACTGACCGGCGCGATCATGGCCGGCATCTGGGCCGAAGAAAAGAATATTGCCGATCCCGATACCCTGGCCAGCTTCGCCAGCCGCTTCGATCTGGACGGCAAGAATCTGCTCAAGTCGGCCGAGACCGCCAGCGTGCAAACTGAATTTGATAGGTTCACCGATGAGGCGAATGCGGAAAATGTCTTCGGCGCGCCGTGGTATGTGGTCGATGGCGAAGGCTACTGGGGTCAGGACAGGCTCGATTTTGTTGCCCGCGCACTAGGTGCGACCGACAGCAAATAA
- a CDS encoding FAD:protein FMN transferase — MNRVYIPAAMTSPPRAPDHGVLQHLHGLTMGTSWSVKLLLPPALAIQTIHAGIQQQLDEVVAQMSHWDPDSDLSCFNRTTAGQWHQTPPGMFAVVDCALRVAQASGGAYDPTIGALVNRWGFGPSTPGQAEPSRSKVPDADEIAALRSRAGWQRIQLDRAQSRIFQPGGIALDLSSIAKGYGVDQVARYLQSMQIASYLVEVGGELRGQGLKADGQPWWVALEQPPSPDTANIQASDTSVTGAAIAALYGLSIATSGDYLRYFEVDGKRYSHTIDPRSGYPIAHGLAAVTVLHSECMMADALATALMVLGTEAGMVLAQRLQLAAVFTEPGAQSGFAERLSPAMQAMLE; from the coding sequence ATGAACCGAGTGTATATCCCTGCTGCAATGACATCGCCACCGCGTGCGCCCGATCACGGCGTGTTGCAGCATTTGCATGGCCTGACGATGGGAACGAGCTGGTCGGTCAAATTACTGCTCCCCCCTGCGCTGGCCATACAGACCATCCATGCCGGCATACAGCAACAGCTCGACGAAGTCGTCGCGCAAATGAGTCACTGGGACCCGGACTCCGACCTGAGCTGCTTCAATCGGACTACGGCAGGGCAATGGCATCAAACGCCGCCCGGCATGTTCGCCGTAGTCGATTGCGCGCTGCGCGTGGCGCAGGCCTCAGGCGGCGCATACGACCCCACGATCGGCGCCTTGGTCAATCGGTGGGGGTTTGGCCCATCCACACCCGGCCAGGCCGAGCCGAGCCGCAGCAAGGTCCCGGACGCCGACGAAATTGCCGCCTTGCGCAGCCGCGCCGGATGGCAGCGCATCCAGCTCGACCGCGCACAAAGCCGCATTTTTCAGCCGGGCGGCATAGCGCTGGATTTATCGTCCATTGCCAAGGGTTACGGCGTCGATCAGGTTGCCCGTTATTTGCAGTCCATGCAGATAGCGAGTTATCTGGTTGAGGTCGGCGGTGAGCTGCGCGGGCAAGGTCTCAAAGCCGACGGCCAGCCATGGTGGGTGGCGCTGGAGCAGCCACCATCGCCGGATACCGCAAACATACAGGCTAGCGATACTTCGGTGACCGGCGCAGCCATCGCGGCTTTGTATGGTTTGTCGATAGCGACTTCGGGCGATTACCTCCGCTATTTCGAAGTTGATGGAAAACGCTATTCACACACCATTGATCCGCGTAGCGGTTACCCGATTGCGCACGGGCTGGCGGCGGTGACGGTGCTGCATTCTGAATGCATGATGGCCGACGCGCTGGCGACCGCTTTGATGGTGCTGGGTACTGAGGCCGGGATGGTTCTGGCTCAACGTCTGCAACTGGCAGCAGTGTTCACAGAACCGGGCGCGCAGAGTGGGTTTGCCGAGCGTTTGTCGCCGGCCATGCAGGCGATGCTGGAATGA
- a CDS encoding DUF2271 domain-containing protein produces the protein MRISIHCLLPLALTGMVTGAAASELNLKIDIPKINVAEYHRPYTAVWIEAADQTVPATLAVWYDVKHKDNGGEKWLKDLRQWWRRAGRDVHMPVDGVSGATRTVGEQQLSFNSVKGPLEKLPAGNYQLLVESARENGTHEIVKLPFQWPPKNAQSTTARGVLELGAVTLELKP, from the coding sequence ATGCGCATTTCCATCCATTGTTTACTGCCATTGGCGCTGACCGGCATGGTCACCGGCGCTGCCGCCAGCGAACTGAATTTAAAAATAGACATACCCAAAATCAATGTGGCGGAATATCACCGTCCTTATACCGCCGTCTGGATCGAAGCGGCGGATCAGACCGTCCCTGCCACGCTGGCGGTCTGGTATGACGTGAAACACAAAGACAATGGCGGCGAAAAATGGCTGAAAGATCTGCGCCAATGGTGGCGACGGGCGGGGCGCGATGTGCATATGCCGGTTGACGGCGTCAGCGGCGCAACGCGGACGGTAGGCGAGCAGCAGCTCAGCTTTAATTCAGTCAAGGGGCCGCTGGAAAAACTGCCTGCGGGGAATTACCAGTTACTGGTGGAATCCGCCCGCGAAAACGGCACGCATGAAATCGTCAAATTGCCGTTCCAATGGCCGCCGAAAAACGCACAAAGCACGACTGCACGCGGCGTCCTGGAATTGGGCGCGGTCACACTGGAACTCAAGCCCTGA
- a CDS encoding PepSY-associated TM helix domain-containing protein has translation MTPHATSPDLRGQQRRAFWLRHLHQWHWISSALCLLAMLLFAVTGFTLNHATQIESKARVENRKEQLPAPLREEIARSGHADKDPLPANLRVWLEQDFAIRVNSQNVEWSPEEIYLALPRPGGDAWLRIDRASGEVEYETTDRGWISYFNDLHKGRNTGSVWSWFIDLFAGACLVFCLTGLFLLQLHGGNRPATWPMVAFGLVLPLLLVILFIH, from the coding sequence ATGACGCCACACGCCACTTCCCCCGACCTTCGCGGACAACAAAGACGCGCTTTTTGGCTTCGACATTTGCATCAATGGCACTGGATCAGTTCCGCGCTGTGTCTGCTGGCGATGCTGTTATTTGCAGTCACCGGTTTCACGCTGAATCATGCGACGCAAATTGAATCAAAGGCGCGCGTGGAAAACCGCAAGGAGCAATTGCCTGCACCACTGCGCGAGGAAATCGCCCGCTCTGGTCATGCTGATAAAGACCCGCTGCCGGCCAACTTGCGCGTCTGGCTGGAGCAAGATTTCGCTATTCGCGTGAATAGTCAAAACGTCGAATGGAGTCCTGAAGAAATTTATCTGGCACTGCCGCGTCCCGGCGGCGACGCCTGGCTGCGCATAGACAGAGCCAGCGGTGAAGTCGAATATGAAACAACCGACCGCGGCTGGATTTCCTATTTCAACGACTTGCACAAGGGGCGCAATACCGGCTCCGTCTGGAGCTGGTTCATCGACCTGTTTGCCGGCGCTTGTCTGGTGTTTTGTCTAACCGGATTATTCCTGTTGCAACTGCACGGCGGCAACCGGCCGGCAACATGGCCCATGGTGGCATTCGGACTGGTTCTACCCCTGCTGTTAGTTATTCTCTTCATTCATTAA
- a CDS encoding CopD family protein, producing the protein MLWIKALHIVFIVSWFAGLFYLPRIFVNLAQESEAVAAARLLGMARRLYRFTSILAVPAVLLGVWLMVGYGIGVGPGNGWMHAKLGLVVLTIGYHHACGSLLKKFEMGKNRRSHTWYRWFNEVPVLLLLAIVILVIVKPF; encoded by the coding sequence ATGCTCTGGATTAAAGCGCTGCATATCGTATTCATCGTTTCCTGGTTCGCCGGTCTGTTTTACCTGCCGCGCATCTTCGTCAATCTGGCGCAGGAAAGCGAAGCCGTCGCCGCTGCCCGCCTGCTCGGCATGGCGCGCCGCTTATATCGATTCACCAGCATCCTGGCGGTGCCGGCCGTGCTGCTGGGTGTATGGCTGATGGTCGGCTACGGTATTGGCGTCGGCCCCGGTAACGGCTGGATGCACGCCAAGCTGGGACTGGTTGTGCTGACCATCGGTTATCACCACGCCTGCGGTTCGCTGCTGAAGAAATTTGAAATGGGCAAGAACCGTCGCAGTCATACCTGGTACCGCTGGTTCAATGAAGTCCCGGTCCTGCTGCTGCTCGCCATCGTGATTCTGGTCATCGTCAAACCTTTCTAA